The segment AAGAGGCAGTCGCTGCTGGGATCAAAGAGATAATTATTATCACCGGCAGACATAAAAGGGCAATAGAGGATCACTTTGATTTAGCTTTTGAATTGGAAGAAACGCTTAAGAAAAAGGGGGAAACTGAGCTTCTGGATGAGATAAAAAGGATTGCAAATATGGTAACAATCTGTTACATCAGACAGAAGGAGCAGAGGGGGCTCGGACATGCAATATTGTGTGCCCGGCATCTTGTGGACAATGGTCCGTTTGCGGTGATGCTTGGAGACGATGTAATAGATTCCAGTCAACCTGCCATAAAACAGATCATTGAGATATACAAAAGATTTAACGCCTCTGTGATAGCTATAGAAAAGGTTGATAAGAAAGAGGTACATCGCTATGGAATAATAGATGCAAAACCAGTTGGAAACGGTGTTTACAGGATAATTGACCTTGTGGAGAAGCCAAAACCAAAGGATGCCCCTTCAAATCTTGCAATAATAGGGAGATACATACTTACTCCTGAAATTTTTGAAATGATTGAAAAGACCGAACCAGGGAAACACAGAGAGATACAACTAACAGATGCACTCAGGATGCTTGCACGGAAGAGGCCAATCTATGCTTGTGAATTTAAAGGAAAGAGGTATGATGCAGGAGATAAGCTTGGTTTCCTGCAGGCTACAGTAGAATTAGCACTGAAGAATAAAGAACTTGGCAGTGCATTCAGGAATTATCTGAAGGCATTAAGATTATAATGGGAGAGATT is part of the Nitrospirota bacterium genome and harbors:
- the galU gene encoding UTP--glucose-1-phosphate uridylyltransferase GalU; the encoded protein is MTVKRDIIKAVFPAAGLGTRFLPATKASPKEMLPLVDKPMIQYVVEEAVAAGIKEIIIITGRHKRAIEDHFDLAFELEETLKKKGETELLDEIKRIANMVTICYIRQKEQRGLGHAILCARHLVDNGPFAVMLGDDVIDSSQPAIKQIIEIYKRFNASVIAIEKVDKKEVHRYGIIDAKPVGNGVYRIIDLVEKPKPKDAPSNLAIIGRYILTPEIFEMIEKTEPGKHREIQLTDALRMLARKRPIYACEFKGKRYDAGDKLGFLQATVELALKNKELGSAFRNYLKALRL